The following proteins are co-located in the Clostridiales bacterium genome:
- a CDS encoding chemotaxis protein CheR — MAFTYFFRDLQTLNVVRDYALPYLKTKRYIDIWDAGCASGQEPYSLSMILNESMGHMLFRNVRILATDIDESNLFSGIIKEGSYLKDQVQRIPKEIFERYFVADQTSGRYQLKDEIKRSVSFHKHDLLSLSPPGKDFGLVVCKNVLLHFTEEQRILVLEMFYEALAEGGFLVMEQTQKLPQELKGKFEPLLSNAQLYRKK; from the coding sequence ATGGCTTTTACATATTTTTTTCGAGATCTTCAGACTCTGAATGTGGTTAGAGATTATGCGCTGCCTTATCTAAAAACAAAACGATACATCGATATTTGGGATGCAGGCTGCGCTTCCGGACAAGAACCATACTCTTTATCCATGATTCTGAATGAGAGCATGGGACACATGCTTTTTCGAAATGTAAGAATTCTGGCTACAGATATTGATGAAAGCAATCTCTTCTCAGGGATTATTAAAGAGGGCTCGTATCTGAAAGATCAAGTCCAGCGAATTCCAAAAGAAATCTTTGAACGATATTTCGTAGCGGACCAAACTTCAGGAAGATATCAATTGAAGGATGAAATCAAGCGATCCGTCAGCTTTCACAAACATGATCTGCTCTCTCTTTCGCCTCCAGGGAAAGACTTCGGACTTGTGGTGTGCAAGAACGTTCTTCTTCATTTTACAGAGGAGCAGCGTATTTTAGTGCTGGAGATGTTTTATGAAGCCCTTGCGGAAGGAGGATTTCTAGTGATGGAACAGACGCAGAAGCTGCCACAGGAGCTGAAAGGCAAATTTGAACCGCTTCTTTCCAATGCGCAGTTATACAGAAAAAAGTAG
- a CDS encoding amine oxidase: MDNQYPYRNPTNEQRKQLLLDSLTIAGRQDDYENIRKLLSPPPEITNFVAPKALSNVRIGIIGAGLSGLAAAYELRKLGASITVFDAQKERVGGRVYTHYFDRSGDYYGELGAARIPVSHETAWHYINLFGLNTEALTSPDANNFLYAHNIRIRREADGKNVTRYLYPFYDLSENERNTPWNQLRNFALSTMLYSLSPDERTDILKIQPEYSQRYAAISRLSTRQIFEMLELSQGAIELITAVEPFTEPFLNMSHDEIMNTEYSLDFLNTYRIAGGAMHLPMCFFDSLMSSDPKEIKFPTYFLGKVELKSRSKITGIYMAPENEGVFLRCSSEKKPDYLEQFDYVICAIPFSTLREVDIKPFFQNQKMQAIKEYHYMDGQKSLFLCKKRFWEENRDYGRMNGGISVTDLPIQTILYPPDHINCNNPQDCSPDLPGVLTPSYNLGQDSIRQTNQPEALRLQMIKRNVEEVHGLPDGYLDSLVENQFTVIWSGDDWARGAFAAGYPGQKLRFLYPMAQPEFEQRVFFAGEHVSTKQGWIQGALYSGKDAANHLAEAAVTR, translated from the coding sequence ATGGACAATCAATATCCTTACCGAAATCCTACCAACGAACAGAGAAAACAGCTGCTTTTGGATTCCCTGACCATTGCAGGAAGGCAGGATGACTACGAAAACATACGAAAGCTTCTGAGTCCGCCGCCTGAAATCACAAATTTCGTGGCTCCAAAAGCCCTGAGCAACGTGCGGATTGGAATTATCGGCGCAGGACTTTCCGGCCTTGCGGCAGCATATGAGCTGAGGAAGCTGGGGGCATCAATAACTGTTTTTGATGCACAGAAAGAACGGGTTGGAGGAAGAGTATATACTCACTATTTTGATCGTTCCGGCGATTATTATGGAGAACTTGGAGCAGCCAGAATACCCGTATCCCACGAAACAGCATGGCACTATATCAATTTATTTGGGTTGAATACAGAAGCGTTAACCTCGCCGGACGCCAATAACTTTCTCTACGCACACAACATTCGTATCCGCAGAGAGGCTGATGGGAAAAATGTCACAAGATATCTCTATCCCTTTTACGATCTTTCCGAGAATGAAAGAAACACACCTTGGAATCAGCTCAGAAACTTTGCTCTAAGCACCATGCTCTACAGCCTCTCACCAGATGAGCGCACAGATATTCTGAAAATACAGCCAGAGTATTCTCAGCGCTATGCAGCCATCTCGCGCCTGAGCACCCGTCAAATATTCGAAATGCTGGAGCTCAGTCAAGGGGCTATCGAACTGATTACTGCAGTGGAGCCTTTCACCGAACCGTTTTTGAACATGAGCCATGACGAGATCATGAACACCGAATATTCACTGGACTTTCTAAACACGTATCGCATTGCCGGCGGAGCAATGCACCTTCCCATGTGCTTTTTCGACTCTCTCATGAGCAGCGATCCTAAGGAAATTAAATTCCCCACCTATTTTCTGGGAAAAGTGGAACTGAAGTCCCGCAGTAAAATCACCGGGATCTATATGGCTCCTGAAAACGAAGGGGTCTTCCTGCGCTGCAGCAGCGAGAAAAAACCAGATTATCTGGAGCAGTTTGATTATGTCATCTGCGCGATTCCATTCTCAACACTCCGGGAAGTTGATATCAAACCGTTTTTCCAAAATCAGAAAATGCAGGCGATCAAAGAGTATCATTACATGGATGGACAGAAATCGCTGTTTCTATGCAAGAAGCGTTTCTGGGAAGAAAACAGGGACTACGGAAGAATGAACGGTGGGATTTCTGTTACGGATCTTCCGATTCAAACCATACTCTATCCGCCTGATCATATCAATTGTAATAATCCGCAGGATTGTTCACCCGACTTACCTGGTGTTCTTACACCAAGCTATAATCTGGGGCAGGATTCGATTCGTCAGACCAATCAACCGGAAGCACTTCGGCTGCAGATGATCAAGCGAAACGTGGAGGAAGTCCACGGCTTACCAGATGGATATCTGGATTCTTTGGTTGAAAACCAATTCACTGTTATTTGGAGTGGGGATGATTGGGCAAGAGGAGCTTTTGCCGCAGGCTATCCCGGGCAAAAACTGAGATTTCTGTATCCCATGGCACAGCCCGAATTTGAGCAGCGAGTCTTCTTTGCCGGGGAGCATGTATCCACCAAGCAGGGCTGGATTCAGGGTGCCCTCTATTCCGGTAAGGACGCTGCAAATCATCTGGCAGAAGCGGCCGTTACACGATAA
- a CDS encoding cation transporter — protein sequence MNQKDQKRIQIEKKALGISLYGSVFFVFAEGIMAIFTGSQSILMDAVYGGADLIMVIVSIRIVPLLYRPMTEKHPFGFSQVEAIFITIKGAMLTAVTVGLVLNNIQIILRGGNHVEFTWVAAFELAAAVISGGILYALIQKNRKLDSLMVHTEINAWIIDTVASMGLALAFVLPALIQTEWMHEFAPYLDQAVAITLSALILPVPIKTMLAGLRDVFLLAPDEASLDRIKEIGQTVLAPYRFEQTVYDVIKTGRKLWISIYFKSPSDTISISQIIKAHKELETVLKKEYKDLYVELIPEFEPQVLDQESQIVNSKS from the coding sequence ATGAATCAAAAGGATCAAAAAAGAATACAAATTGAAAAAAAAGCCCTTGGAATATCCCTGTATGGCTCTGTTTTCTTTGTTTTTGCCGAAGGGATTATGGCAATCTTTACTGGATCCCAGTCGATTCTTATGGATGCTGTTTATGGCGGCGCAGATCTGATCATGGTCATCGTGTCAATCAGAATTGTCCCTCTTTTGTACCGGCCAATGACAGAGAAGCATCCTTTCGGTTTTTCTCAAGTGGAGGCTATTTTCATAACGATTAAGGGCGCTATGCTGACAGCGGTAACCGTTGGTCTGGTGCTGAACAATATCCAAATTATTCTTAGAGGAGGAAACCATGTGGAGTTCACTTGGGTTGCCGCCTTTGAGCTGGCCGCAGCTGTAATCAGCGGTGGTATTTTATACGCTTTGATTCAAAAGAACCGGAAGCTGGACTCGCTAATGGTTCACACAGAAATTAACGCATGGATTATCGATACCGTAGCCAGCATGGGATTGGCTTTGGCCTTCGTGTTACCTGCGCTTATTCAAACGGAATGGATGCACGAGTTTGCTCCATATCTGGATCAAGCCGTTGCAATAACTCTGTCTGCATTAATTCTGCCCGTACCCATCAAGACGATGCTCGCAGGACTTCGGGATGTTTTTCTTCTTGCACCCGATGAAGCTTCCCTGGATCGTATCAAAGAAATCGGCCAGACCGTACTGGCACCGTATCGCTTTGAACAGACTGTCTATGATGTGATCAAAACCGGCAGGAAACTCTGGATCAGCATTTATTTCAAAAGTCCCTCTGACACCATTTCGATCTCACAGATCATCAAAGCACACAAAGAACTTGAAACGGTGCTCAAGAAAGAATATAAGGATCTCTATGTAGAATTAATACCTGAATTTGAACCGCAGGTTCTGGACCAGGAATCCCAGATTGTGAATTCCAAATCGTGA
- a CDS encoding ethanolamine utilization protein EutP: MRYHQDMKRRIMLIGNSRVGKSSLANCINSENLEVMKSQAISYGKNTIDTPGEYLESPMMHKYIISASQDADAVLFVQSFDQPIFSFPPNFAQVFNCPKIGVITKADLKEKRHELRLLSDNFKQMGVAEPYFITSSHTKSGIEELKKYLSSL, translated from the coding sequence ATGCGCTATCACCAAGACATGAAGAGAAGAATCATGCTCATCGGAAATTCCCGGGTGGGGAAGTCCAGCCTGGCAAACTGCATTAATTCCGAAAATTTGGAAGTGATGAAAAGCCAGGCTATTTCTTATGGTAAGAACACCATTGATACCCCGGGCGAATATCTTGAAAGCCCTATGATGCACAAATATATCATATCAGCTTCTCAGGACGCAGATGCCGTCTTGTTTGTCCAATCCTTTGATCAGCCTATCTTCAGCTTTCCTCCAAACTTTGCCCAGGTATTCAACTGCCCTAAAATCGGTGTGATTACCAAAGCAGATCTGAAAGAAAAAAGACATGAGCTGAGGCTTCTGTCGGATAACTTTAAGCAAATGGGTGTAGCGGAACCTTATTTTATTACTTCTTCCCATACAAAAAGTGGAATTGAAGAATTGAAAAAATATTTGTCTTCATTATAA
- a CDS encoding BMC domain-containing protein produces the protein MAEKQRIIQEFVPGKQVTLAHMIAAPDEDIYQRLGLTKCGAIGIVTLTPSETSIIAADIATKVAPVNIGFLDRFTGALIITGDVSGVLAALSEINNILEHMLGFTPCAITKT, from the coding sequence TTGGCTGAAAAACAGAGAATTATACAGGAATTTGTACCGGGAAAACAGGTGACTCTTGCCCATATGATTGCAGCGCCGGATGAGGATATCTATCAGAGACTGGGGCTTACCAAATGTGGAGCCATCGGAATCGTGACATTGACACCCAGCGAAACCTCCATCATTGCAGCGGATATTGCCACCAAGGTAGCACCTGTGAATATCGGATTTTTGGATCGCTTTACCGGAGCACTAATCATAACGGGGGATGTCTCCGGTGTGCTTGCAGCGTTGAGCGAAATCAACAATATTCTGGAACATATGCTGGGATTCACCCCATGCGCTATCACCAAGACATGA
- a CDS encoding BMC domain-containing protein encodes MLFRRSGTLRTQSPASADYEAVGLVQGPLADIIAAGDVAEKTSGVLVEEIQGICPQHFTMIALFGDTSAVAVALAVISEKIDGKQLNFN; translated from the coding sequence ATGCTATTCCGACGTTCAGGGACACTTCGCACCCAAAGTCCAGCTTCGGCGGATTATGAAGCGGTGGGCCTGGTGCAAGGCCCTCTTGCGGACATCATCGCAGCAGGAGATGTGGCCGAAAAGACCTCCGGTGTTTTGGTGGAGGAGATTCAGGGAATCTGCCCCCAGCATTTCACCATGATTGCCCTTTTTGGAGATACCTCTGCAGTGGCGGTTGCGCTGGCTGTCATCAGTGAAAAAATAGATGGGAAGCAGCTTAATTTTAATTGA
- a CDS encoding DUF861 domain-containing protein, giving the protein MKTCISLNMLRELSASGKTVCLPENSVLSPSAKDFAREKGLIIYIEGKNDPVVGVSTGTGAPQAAEQTAAQTVTQTAAQTAKQTDPAGTINADLLKEIIKKVILDQKKPICENPKAMKIEGDKVVMEPFSEAPAGQKIGMTDVITEREGNLGAGFMTFDHSELPWTLSYDEVDYVVEGEFTIKTGGRLYTMKPGDVFHIPKGTSVVFGSPSFCKVFYVVYPANWLSQNK; this is encoded by the coding sequence ATGAAAACTTGCATATCTTTGAATATGCTTAGAGAACTTTCGGCAAGCGGGAAAACCGTATGCTTGCCGGAAAACAGCGTACTGAGCCCGTCAGCCAAGGACTTTGCCAGAGAAAAAGGTCTGATAATCTACATAGAAGGAAAAAATGATCCTGTGGTGGGCGTCAGCACCGGAACGGGAGCGCCCCAGGCAGCAGAACAGACAGCAGCTCAGACTGTAACTCAGACCGCAGCTCAGACTGCAAAACAGACTGATCCCGCAGGCACCATCAATGCAGATCTGCTGAAGGAGATTATAAAGAAAGTGATCCTAGATCAGAAAAAGCCAATCTGTGAAAATCCCAAAGCAATGAAAATCGAAGGAGATAAGGTGGTAATGGAGCCTTTCTCAGAAGCTCCCGCGGGACAAAAAATCGGTATGACGGATGTGATTACAGAACGGGAAGGAAACCTTGGAGCGGGCTTTATGACCTTTGATCACTCCGAACTTCCCTGGACCCTGAGCTACGACGAAGTGGATTATGTGGTAGAGGGTGAGTTTACCATTAAGACCGGAGGCAGGCTCTATACGATGAAACCCGGCGATGTATTTCACATTCCCAAGGGAACCAGTGTGGTCTTTGGATCACCCAGCTTCTGCAAGGTTTTTTATGTGGTATATCCAGCTAACTGGCTGTCTCAGAACAAATAG
- a CDS encoding BMC domain-containing protein: MEINAVGMVEFNSIVQGIDSTDAMCKVADVTLLVSKTICPGKYISIVAGDTSAVQQSVAAGEDKAPECVVDSFIIPNIHSSLIPAIAGTTSVEHVKAVGLIETFSVAALMEAADLALKTGEVEPLRLHMAFGIGGKAFVALSGDVAAVKEAVAVGSSLAANRGQLVRSIVIPRPHPMVVENLI; the protein is encoded by the coding sequence ATGGAGATCAACGCAGTGGGTATGGTGGAATTCAATAGTATCGTTCAGGGGATCGACAGCACCGATGCCATGTGCAAGGTGGCGGATGTTACCTTGCTGGTCAGCAAAACGATCTGTCCCGGCAAATATATCAGCATTGTTGCGGGGGATACGTCCGCCGTTCAGCAGTCCGTTGCAGCAGGGGAGGATAAGGCACCGGAATGTGTAGTAGACAGCTTTATCATTCCCAATATTCATTCGTCACTGATCCCTGCCATCGCAGGAACCACTTCCGTCGAACACGTCAAAGCAGTGGGCCTCATCGAGACCTTCAGCGTAGCAGCACTGATGGAAGCGGCGGATCTTGCGCTGAAGACCGGAGAGGTAGAGCCGCTGAGGCTGCATATGGCGTTTGGAATTGGGGGCAAGGCCTTTGTGGCATTGTCCGGTGATGTTGCAGCGGTAAAGGAAGCAGTTGCCGTAGGAAGCAGCCTTGCTGCAAACCGGGGGCAGCTGGTGCGGAGCATTGTCATTCCAAGGCCCCATCCTATGGTTGTGGAAAACCTGATCTGA
- a CDS encoding electron transport complex protein RnfC, whose product MMSEEIVNKVKACGVVGSGGAGFPTHVKYQSKAETVIVNLAECEPLLRVDQQLAERDAEDLIKGLNCAMQAVSAKEGIVAVKEKYRKAVERLKPLLTSGMRLEYLRDIYPAGDEFLTIKLTTGKSVPPGAIPISIGVVVNNVQTLINVARAMEDQPVIHRTITVTGDVKNPVTVTVPVGISFRQLLEKTGNEIREGDAYIDGGPIMGKLLGSLENSVTKTSGGLVVLPKDHVLIRIKTQPISQIMRVAKTVCEQCQLCTDLCPRNIIGHRDLKPHMTIRAVNYGKMTESQVIKGAILCSDCGVCELYSCPVNISPRRVNQAIKQELQKQGIKYDGNLSKDDPMWEARLIPSQQMARRIGLKSYYHQEAPLQSGILDFNRVNIPLKQHVGAPCEPVVKVGDVVMPGQLIGRIREGQLGANVHASMAGTITAVTESGIILEKGGAS is encoded by the coding sequence ATGATGAGCGAAGAAATCGTCAATAAGGTGAAAGCCTGCGGCGTGGTGGGCTCCGGCGGGGCTGGATTTCCCACCCATGTAAAATACCAGTCAAAAGCGGAAACCGTAATCGTCAATCTGGCAGAATGTGAGCCTTTGCTGCGGGTAGATCAGCAGCTTGCTGAGCGGGATGCAGAGGATCTGATCAAGGGACTTAATTGTGCCATGCAGGCAGTTTCTGCAAAGGAAGGTATTGTCGCTGTAAAAGAAAAATACCGTAAGGCTGTAGAACGGTTGAAACCGCTTTTAACGAGCGGAATGCGGCTGGAATATCTGAGAGATATCTATCCGGCAGGGGATGAGTTTTTAACCATTAAACTGACAACCGGAAAGTCGGTTCCCCCGGGAGCCATTCCCATTTCCATCGGCGTAGTGGTGAACAATGTTCAGACGCTGATTAACGTGGCCAGAGCTATGGAGGATCAGCCGGTAATTCACAGAACCATAACCGTCACTGGTGATGTGAAAAATCCCGTAACGGTGACTGTGCCGGTAGGCATCAGCTTCCGGCAGCTTCTTGAAAAGACCGGCAACGAGATCAGAGAGGGAGACGCTTACATTGATGGTGGACCTATTATGGGTAAGCTGCTGGGAAGTTTGGAAAACAGTGTGACAAAGACCAGCGGCGGACTTGTGGTTCTGCCGAAAGATCATGTACTGATCCGGATTAAGACCCAGCCTATCTCACAGATCATGAGAGTTGCAAAAACCGTCTGCGAGCAATGTCAGCTCTGTACAGACCTCTGCCCGAGAAATATCATCGGCCATAGGGATCTAAAGCCCCATATGACTATCCGCGCGGTCAACTACGGTAAAATGACGGAAAGTCAGGTAATCAAGGGGGCAATCCTCTGCTCTGACTGCGGCGTTTGTGAGCTTTACAGCTGTCCGGTAAATATTTCACCCCGGCGGGTTAATCAAGCCATCAAGCAGGAGCTTCAAAAGCAGGGAATCAAATACGACGGGAACCTGAGCAAAGACGATCCCATGTGGGAGGCCAGACTGATTCCATCCCAGCAGATGGCAAGGCGCATAGGACTAAAATCGTATTACCATCAGGAAGCCCCGCTGCAGTCCGGTATTCTGGACTTTAACAGGGTGAACATTCCGTTGAAACAGCATGTTGGAGCTCCTTGCGAGCCGGTAGTCAAAGTAGGAGATGTGGTAATGCCAGGCCAGCTCATCGGCAGGATCAGAGAAGGTCAGCTAGGGGCCAATGTTCATGCCAGTATGGCCGGAACGATAACGGCGGTGACGGAAAGCGGAATTATTCTTGAGAAAGGCGGTGCCAGCTAA
- a CDS encoding ethanolamine utilization protein EutN — protein sequence MILAKVVGQIWSTRKEEALRGIKFLVVQPINLTYDENGSVKEVTDWGNNLIAGDRIGAGEGDVVMVVSGSSARQSEGDTHLPIDANIVGIVDSEMFRL from the coding sequence ATGATTTTAGCAAAGGTAGTGGGCCAGATCTGGTCCACGAGAAAGGAAGAAGCGCTTCGGGGCATTAAGTTTTTAGTAGTTCAGCCCATCAACCTGACCTATGATGAAAACGGAAGCGTCAAGGAAGTAACCGACTGGGGAAATAATCTCATCGCAGGAGACAGGATCGGTGCTGGTGAAGGTGATGTTGTCATGGTGGTATCTGGCTCCTCTGCCAGACAGTCGGAAGGGGATACTCACCTGCCCATCGACGCCAACATCGTTGGCATCGTAGATTCGGAGATGTTTCGATTATGA
- the pduL gene encoding phosphate propanoyltransferase: MIITESDLRANWSKEKITILRIPPGSVITPPAREFIRNKGIHVEIEGEGAIDFTSLTYSTAVHSKQDEKAHERKTPSAAFGDTMFDKTGHPVVYQSDRAGISAGHIKTDNAVKSDSKRKPNPEVTSEKPEYMTHLNGKKLVAKSHPVIRLRGQLDSFLSQLVETELWFLEKGCIGMAEKLGEVVVFCRGLMQAEVLEKEFDFPIIFGFNKEQLREISHDPMKYFGVKHSFVSKRHGMSVARLHILRTKSREVELAAVDAFVTSNGKCSREDIVSALNRLSSIMYILVCLEKARLKDGGVLSGEAARTRRFDVNIGVSNRHIHLSQNDLEVLFGAGYQLTKKKELSQPGQYAAKETLGLTGPKGKIDHVRILGPVRKESQVEISVSDSIKLGLEPPVRDSGDIDATPGITLAGPKGTLELKKGVIIAKRHLHLDPATAKEIGLKDRDVITAELRTERPILLEGIGVRVSDQYATDLHIDVDEANAALAKNGDKAVLILAASGIPGVPGVLEVRQGVLDG, encoded by the coding sequence ATGATCATAACAGAGAGCGATTTAAGAGCAAATTGGTCTAAGGAAAAAATAACGATTTTGAGAATACCGCCGGGTAGTGTCATCACCCCTCCCGCCCGCGAATTTATCAGGAACAAAGGAATCCACGTTGAAATTGAGGGGGAGGGTGCCATCGACTTTACCTCTCTGACCTATAGCACGGCAGTCCACAGCAAGCAGGACGAAAAGGCACATGAACGGAAAACGCCTTCTGCTGCATTTGGCGATACCATGTTTGATAAGACCGGCCACCCGGTGGTGTACCAAAGTGATCGGGCAGGAATATCTGCGGGGCATATAAAGACTGATAACGCCGTAAAGTCAGATTCAAAGAGAAAACCTAATCCAGAGGTAACGTCTGAAAAGCCTGAATATATGACCCATCTAAACGGAAAAAAGCTCGTGGCGAAATCTCATCCCGTCATCAGGCTGAGAGGACAGCTGGACTCCTTTCTCTCACAGCTGGTGGAAACGGAGCTTTGGTTCCTGGAAAAAGGCTGCATCGGAATGGCGGAAAAGCTGGGTGAGGTGGTGGTCTTCTGCAGAGGTCTTATGCAGGCGGAAGTTCTGGAAAAGGAATTTGATTTTCCAATAATCTTCGGATTTAATAAGGAGCAGCTTAGGGAAATCAGCCATGATCCAATGAAATACTTTGGAGTGAAGCATTCCTTCGTATCGAAAAGGCACGGCATGAGTGTGGCGAGGCTTCACATTCTACGGACAAAATCAAGAGAAGTAGAGCTTGCAGCCGTAGATGCTTTTGTAACATCAAACGGGAAATGCAGCAGGGAAGACATCGTGTCCGCTTTAAACAGACTCTCGAGCATAATGTACATTCTGGTTTGCCTTGAAAAGGCAAGACTGAAGGATGGGGGAGTACTCTCCGGAGAAGCTGCAAGGACACGCAGGTTTGATGTGAATATTGGCGTTTCCAACAGGCATATCCATTTGAGTCAGAATGACCTGGAAGTCCTCTTCGGAGCTGGATATCAGCTGACGAAGAAGAAGGAACTCTCTCAACCGGGCCAATATGCCGCCAAGGAGACACTGGGTCTCACCGGTCCCAAGGGAAAGATTGACCATGTGCGGATATTAGGGCCGGTAAGAAAGGAATCACAGGTAGAAATCAGCGTTTCTGACAGCATCAAGCTGGGCCTCGAACCTCCGGTGAGAGATTCGGGCGATATTGATGCGACACCAGGAATTACTCTGGCGGGCCCAAAAGGAACTCTGGAACTGAAAAAAGGCGTTATCATTGCAAAGAGGCACCTCCATCTTGATCCGGCCACTGCAAAGGAAATTGGACTTAAGGATCGTGATGTGATTACAGCCGAACTCAGAACAGAGCGGCCAATCTTGCTGGAAGGGATTGGCGTTAGGGTCAGTGATCAATATGCCACCGATTTGCATATCGATGTGGATGAGGCCAACGCAGCTCTTGCAAAGAACGGAGACAAAGCAGTACTCATACTGGCGGCGTCTGGTATACCGGGGGTGCCCGGCGTATTGGAGGTGCGGCAAGGAGTGCTGGATGGTTAG
- a CDS encoding BMC domain-containing protein: protein MERNTSALGMIETKGLIASIEAMDQMLKAANVKIAGKEHVTGGYVAVMVRGDVGAVKAAVDAGAAAAQRVGELISVHVIPRPHAEVECVLPVGDNK, encoded by the coding sequence ATGGAAAGAAATACTAGTGCTCTGGGGATGATCGAAACAAAAGGACTCATCGCTTCCATCGAAGCCATGGACCAGATGCTCAAGGCAGCCAATGTTAAAATCGCAGGCAAAGAACATGTGACGGGCGGATATGTTGCTGTCATGGTAAGAGGCGACGTAGGCGCTGTGAAAGCGGCTGTAGATGCAGGTGCTGCTGCTGCCCAGAGGGTGGGAGAGCTCATCAGCGTTCATGTCATTCCAAGACCCCATGCGGAAGTAGAATGCGTCCTGCCGGTAGGGGACAATAAGTAG
- a CDS encoding acetaldehyde dehydrogenase (acetylating), whose protein sequence is MELDRDLATLQEVRNLVNAAKKAQDILKTFSQEQVDRICLAIAEAGEKNACMLAEMAVSESGMGKYEDKCFKNYFASKILYDHIKDMKTVGIIRKDDVERIWEVAEPVGVIAGIVPTTNPTSTVIFKSMISLKTRNTIVFSPHPSAAACTKEAARIVHDAAVRAGAPEGCISCITMPSLEGTSELMKHRHVSMILATGGSALVKAAYSSGKPALGVGPGNVPAFVHRSANLAQAAEHIIMGKTFDNGTICASEQAIVAESCISDPLMEELKKRGGHFLTREETEKVSRVVILPSHGVNPKVVGKTPQFIAELAGISVPPSASVLIAHLDGVGPQWPLSYEKLSTVLGYYTVKDWHDGCERCIQLLELGGIGHSLAIHCSDMDVITEFVLKKPIFRILINTPAALGGVGATTNLAPSFTLGCGTWGGSSVSENVGPKHLLNIKRAAWHTGVPQLPPGFIKSLDSGNGFGSGSGSGEGADRESAPVGSPSSGGSYPGGGVVLNEKMLAEIIAQVLKSIKQ, encoded by the coding sequence TTGGAACTTGACAGAGATCTGGCTACGCTGCAGGAGGTAAGAAATCTTGTGAATGCAGCCAAAAAAGCGCAGGATATTCTCAAGACTTTTTCCCAGGAACAGGTGGATCGGATCTGCCTGGCCATCGCGGAAGCCGGAGAGAAAAACGCCTGCATGCTTGCTGAAATGGCGGTCTCCGAATCAGGAATGGGAAAGTATGAAGACAAGTGCTTCAAGAATTACTTTGCATCTAAAATATTGTATGACCATATCAAGGATATGAAGACCGTGGGCATTATCCGAAAGGACGATGTGGAGAGAATCTGGGAGGTAGCGGAGCCTGTTGGCGTGATTGCCGGAATCGTTCCCACCACCAATCCCACTTCGACGGTGATCTTCAAATCCATGATCTCGCTGAAGACAAGAAATACCATCGTTTTTTCACCCCATCCTTCTGCAGCAGCCTGCACCAAGGAAGCGGCAAGGATAGTCCATGATGCAGCGGTGCGGGCAGGAGCCCCGGAGGGCTGCATCAGCTGTATTACCATGCCTTCCCTGGAAGGTACCAGTGAACTGATGAAGCACAGACACGTTTCCATGATTCTGGCAACAGGCGGAAGCGCTCTGGTAAAAGCAGCTTACTCCAGCGGAAAACCAGCTCTTGGCGTAGGTCCCGGAAACGTACCGGCCTTCGTCCACAGAAGTGCCAATCTTGCGCAGGCTGCGGAACATATCATCATGGGTAAGACATTCGACAATGGAACGATCTGCGCTTCAGAGCAGGCCATTGTAGCCGAAAGCTGCATCTCGGACCCGCTCATGGAGGAACTGAAGAAAAGGGGAGGACATTTTCTAACCAGGGAGGAGACGGAGAAGGTTTCCAGAGTGGTGATCCTTCCGTCCCATGGTGTCAATCCAAAGGTAGTGGGAAAGACTCCTCAGTTCATTGCCGAGCTTGCAGGAATCAGCGTGCCGCCATCGGCCAGCGTGCTCATCGCCCATCTGGACGGCGTTGGACCCCAGTGGCCTTTGTCTTACGAAAAGCTTTCCACCGTGCTGGGATATTACACTGTAAAGGACTGGCATGACGGCTGCGAACGCTGTATTCAGCTCCTGGAACTGGGTGGAATCGGACACAGTCTGGCGATCCACTGCAGCGACATGGATGTGATCACAGAGTTTGTATTGAAAAAACCTATTTTCCGAATCCTGATCAACACCCCTGCTGCACTCGGAGGTGTGGGAGCAACCACAAACCTTGCCCCGTCCTTCACCTTAGGCTGCGGTACCTGGGGCGGCTCCAGCGTATCGGAGAATGTAGGACCCAAGCATCTGTTGAATATAAAACGTGCCGCGTGGCACACCGGCGTTCCCCAGCTGCCACCGGGCTTTATTAAGTCCTTGGACAGCGGAAATGGATTTGGGTCTGGTTCGGGATCTGGCGAAGGTGCCGACAGGGAAAGTGCCCCAGTGGGGAGCCCCTCCAGCGGTGGAAGTTATCCCGGAGGCGGTGTGGTACTAAACGAAAAAATGCTTGCGGAAATCATAGCCCAGGTGCTGAAAAGCATCAAGCAATAG